The Theileria annulata chromosome 3, complete sequence, *** SEQUENCING IN PROGRESS *** genome has a segment encoding these proteins:
- a CDS encoding rer1 family protein, putative (7 probable transmembrane helices predicted for TA17635 by TMHMM2.0 at aa 29-48, 53-72, 130-152, 156-173, 185-207, 217-236 and 243-262;~Signal anchor predicted for TA17635 by SignalP 2.0 HMM (Signal peptide probability 0.001, signal anchor probability 0.995) with cleavage site probability 0.000 between residues 51 and 52), translating into MDVCEESNKWVRKLTLFHRSCLDFTVKYTLFRWIYFAALFFTFWFVVIARSSHYVVAYMYAVFLLNLVLRFITPLSFDDLCAAHEDANKGTILPLNEQEALNSSKIKKCGLNYKENVYEFKPFLRQMNEFTFWLSAVRVTYIACFSLFFDFLDVDVFWPLLVLYFVLLFLTTMNQQIKNMIKYKYVPFNFCKCSFFIFLQLNGRIVMEKLSNELKLPLSLSYTICSFSTLIYYYIHCMLHYCIYYCIHYLIYTLLLIVCNIYKSCGNYEL; encoded by the coding sequence ATGGATGTTTGCGAAGAATCGAACAAGTGGGTGCGTAAACTAACTCTTTTCCACCGAAGTTGTCTCGATTTCACAGTAAAGTATACGTTGTTTCGCTGGATTTACTTTGCAGCGCTTTTCTTCACGTTCTGGTTTGTAGTTATAGCCCGAAGCTCACATTATGTGGTCGCTTACATGTATGCCGTTTTTTTACTTAATTTAGTCTTGAGGTTCATCACGCCCCTTAGCTTTGATGATCTATGTGCAGCTCACGAAGATGCCAACAAAGGTACAATCCTTCCTTTAAACGAACAGGAAGCTTTAAACTCGTCAAAGATAAAAAAATGTGGCTTGAATTATAAAGAAAACGTCTACGAATTCAAACCTTTTCTTCGACAGATGAACGAATTCACTTTCTGGCTCTCTGCCGTCAGGGTTACCTATATCGCTTGCTTTTCTCTTTTTTTCGACTTCTTAGACGTTGACGTTTTCTGGCCGCTTCTCGTTTTATACTTCGTTTTGCTCTTTCTGACGACAATGAATCAGCAGATTAAGAACATGATCAAGTACAAATACGTCCCCTTCAACTTTTGTAAGTGTtcttttttcatttttcttCAGCTAAACGGTCGTATCGTCATGGAAAAACTCTCAAATGAGTTGAAACTGCCCTTATCGCTATCATATACTATATGTAGTTTTAGTACtctaatatattactatatacACTGCATGTTAcattattgtatatattattgtatacactacctaatatacactctactactaatagtgtgtaatatttataaatcatGTGGTAATTATGAACTTTAA
- a CDS encoding Ras-related gtpase, putative — protein MPRRKSILKIIILGDSGVGKTSLMNQFINKRFTNQYRATIGADFLTMEMTVDDKEVTLQIWDTAGQERFQSLGKAFYRGADCCMLVYDTTNQKTFESIESWKSEFLIQVDPKDPDSFPFALIGNKIDDVENKKVSTNKALSWCKANNDIPHFETSAKTSLNVANAFNEIAKKAILRDIQDDEVYIPDTLLLDQRNVQRSSGNCSGGISNLTQCLF, from the exons ATGCCTAGAAGAAAATCCAtacttaaaataataattttaggaGATAGCGG GGTAGGGAAGACATCACTTATGAACCAGTTCATAAATAAAAGATTCACTAACCAATATAGAGCTAcaa TTGGAGCTGATTTTTTAACAATGGAAATGACGGTGGATGATAAAGAGGTTACTTTACAA ATTTGGGATACCGCAGGTCAAGAGAGATTCCAGAGTCTTGGAAAGGCGTTTTATAGGGGAGCTGATTGTTGTATGCTGGTTTATGATACTACAAACCAGAAGACTTTTGAGTCAATTGAGTCGTGGAAGTCAGAGTTTCTGATTCAAGTGGATCCTAAGGATCCAGATTCCTTTCCGTTTGCTCTGATAGGGAATAAAATAGACGATGTTGAGAATAAAAAGGTCAGCACAAACAAGGCTTTGAGCTGGTGTAAAGCCAATAATGATATACCACACTTTGAAACTAg CGCAAAAACTTCTCTTAATGTGGCAAACGCTTTCAACGAAATCGCAAAAAAAGCTATACTGAGGGATATACAAGACGACGAGGTTTATATCCCAGATACGCTACTTTTGGACCAAAGAAATGTACAAAGATCCTCAGGAAACTGTTCGGGAGGAATCTCGAACCTAACCCAATGCCTTTTCTAA
- a CDS encoding dead/deah-like helicase, putative, with amino-acid sequence MENSPHGYSSNEMSGDESVLKYDNDVKIVESVQKIEHNPELHDGVGGFSDNLSTTTLNEGLTTFNDGLSTNSFGVINSKAVCSILDNNEIPPQKRLMLWHSLCAREYLGIFSSLGVSDTICLIHAESLIVYIVCLAHKQGHNLLDFSSGPHTLQFTYRVDRFLSTFLRSGGTFKLVFFDIFKKVFDPTFVVEDNEDDTFFDGYLYYRQLLLCHFKQNNVPFLVFDNWITDPRFHEYISENEPACIVLEDGSSFVYIFDTVYELLDLACKGKENLENQAKYIEFLSNQSKADRYLNVIHTLISESLSNSLSVAYFFDITRHSDDFKAFIAFSSNTHVPTSIHQQSCILLTQIYSLNTQENKINNKPMDNNNIEMLYNEVSKLINRKIHIRDLIACNYLVEFVKLINRSETYNSVETGTEEEKTQNQLFVLTFKCLLIHNYMLENVSLMERCTKRVDVSDWDFYTEDVAATIDFMCYCSYPLFETLYTLDEDVVNRLNKLETSVKDVFDGNLFSTILYLLAQYAEVHADQVDESFLNLSQSVVREFDSLFQHFTGDKGVKFFPIKMNYLTYKYPSQFPSSIKSEMTQYNHTNLNVNGSETTVETNESEPREYLNEVGSKYLYVNNSFINLYYKFERKDLKWTKAKSVDELVMFTRHFWRDPCSISERMECIDFHINFDLKEKQQDLTKYTRRSIQNQSSFSFLLSKYLGSSNLHHPIVIKLEHFWLHIKYVNLVNYSKLLAVSSARPSSREPGKSTKNVNNRENKQNKNINKGKSGDKLSKVELMKLKNLELQENKKLESDNNTLARLESKLSQLFNNDKSFDDMYTNILDSTDGPNRAVDLLTDFKWVKGVLSTKNVQLMYIYKMIQRLRIVINHPNSFRRLLTILLRLIFIYYNHYCEIMTREIMILLYTFLYQLNFQSYAKNLVNNYNSRISSREVSETVKNKVDEGKKKSTKQNKTETTKVKSDLNMVSEKDIDKVRRESEVWDFAIFEGTEYDYMLCYMGDVFERTLGSTNDPRVLFRPDAWQKMLLDIVDAKESALVVAPTSTGKTYICYYAMEQVLRLDDLGMVIYVAPNTALALQVTYEITARFSSKYYTNTNLALSSTFLEKFHDPKWYSSQILVTVPTVLEKLLISMRNNEANFISRLEYVIFDEVHCIADLELGSFLERCIHLIPCPFLALSATIGNASQFHQWLSNITSYNNSPLSQGEPEQLEQKSNKVHFIMFDERFSDLKLEVYFPATNVDATTTNKTRNKLVAFNPVCCMSYNDLCNNGFPNDVYLTPYDCYLLVQSLMLSLSEFAEVETENNKSTNNNLFERISYLLPSNYFEGCTLITKRQYRYYLQALKVEFTSQIQSGKINSTTYDRILHYVNLLPTSVNTSELDGKRKLYPLLQTRNLIPNSVTRVNHSEEKDNVEKVGRGRLDQHDEKDVFSSLDDMDCLEYLNERSFYEMLKRLQSSRRLPCLVFILDRNKMDHVLVSVTKLLLRLQWEKFFGTPERTLATKMANKARMDKYQMQLRQYESEKKMRASATKEQRELEGITSTMQLEVPVEPVDVSQEYDPEFYFYNRRIYINYTDEIDKFINVAANSISNRKNSTLFIEALKRGIGIHHEGLPHRFTILTETLLRLGFLNVIISSKSLAFGINVPCKSVLFCGDNYELTPLMYKQMSGRCGRRGFDLSGHVIFWSIPRKRIKQLLLTRLPTLKTDTNNINLSILLTILSSFYTLIIRSNTQQPLNLSFLNKKGEDYVDVRDELITSSRRLVIEPKLLVQRLSSIMNNSLNFACGHEDSVNGQMNQNNIVMLIRIMLEILVSCGLLDENGLIRGCYELALLTRDIHPSNILLSKLIQTSKLNQLLQDFPTENSAVSDNTDMSLSMLEILSLLIYRKKEMSNVLNIRRLVSTKLRNGTNDPNVKNTLSLTGGSLTSTSTQAGHSYPVAYPDTFPLLQRHNSLQQHIDYYNQIVLVITKKYLDSDGQGSVNKTQLEGVNNGKVTQENMEQDSKHNQGFFSLYHKRNMYNAGETLGCENDYINVNGVMGRITTFQELELSLDSFDLTSDLVPTIEDSFCKVVQLDNKFNQVKTLTMTFNNSYMCDYFTHGRFSVLRDSNGLGQYAWNYLKKFIVFLQHFKFVLKTYTAHLNTDDPLFNYLKHLLDKIEPMFNKI; translated from the exons ATGGAGAATTCTCCTCATGGTTACTCATCTAACGAGATGAGTGGAGATGAATCGGTGCTAAAGTACGATAATGATGTGAAAATAGTGGAATCCGTACAAAAAATAGAACATAACCCGGAATTGCA TGATGGAGTTGGTGGTTTTAGCGATAATTTGAGTACAACAACACTAAACGAAGGATTGACAACATTCAATGATGGGCTGAGTACGAACTCCTTTGGAGTAATAAACTCCAAAGCAGTTTGCTCAATTTTGGACAATAACGAAATTCCACCCCAAAAGAGACTAATGCTGTGGCACTCTTTGTGTGCCAGAGAGTACCTCGGGATCTTTTCATCGTTGGGAGTAAGCGATACAATATGCCTGATTCATGCAGAGTCGCTCATAGTTTATATCGTCTGTTTGGCACATAAACAAGGACATAATTTGCTAGACTTTTCAAGTGGACCACATACGCTTCAGTTTACATACAGAGTTGATAGGTTCCTGTCGACTTTTTTGAGGTCAGGAGGCACCTTTAAACTGGTATTCTTTGACATCTTCAAAAAGGTCTTTGATCCGACATTTGTAGTTGAGGATAACGAAGACGATACGTTTTTTGACGGATATTTGTACTATAGGCAGTTGTTGTTGTGCCATTTTAAGCAGAACAATGTACCATTTCTAGTGTTTGATAACTGGATAACAGATCCGAGATTCCATGAGTATATATCGGAAAATGAACCAGCATGCATAGTACTGGAAGATGGATCATCATTTGTGTACATCTTCGATACAGTGTATGAACTCCTAGATTTAGCATGTAAAGGGAaggaaaatttagaaaatcaAGCAAAATATATCGAGTTCTTGTCAAACCAGTCCAAGGCAGATCGGTACCTAAATGTGATACACACACTAATATCAGAAAGCTTATCGAATAGTTTATCTGTAGCATACTTTTTTGATATTACGAGGCACTCGGATGATTTCAAGGCATTCATAGCATTTTCATCCAACACACATGTCCCAACATCAATACACCAACAAtcatgtatattattaacacaAATATACTCACTAAATACACAGGAAAACAAAATCAACAATAAACCaatggataataataatatagaaaTGTTGTATAATGAAGTTTCTAAACTAATTAACCGTAAAATTCACATACGTGATCTGATAGCATGTAATTACCTGGTGGagtttgtaaaattaattaatcgCTCAGAAACATATAACTCAGTGGAAACAGGAACAGAAGAGGAAAAGACACAAAACCAGTTGTTTGTGCTAACCTTCAAATGTTTGTTaatacataattatatgCTGGAAAATGTAAGCCTGATGGAACGCTGTACAAAAAGAGTTGATGTGTCTGATTGGGACTTTTATACAGAAGATGTCGCAGCAACGATAGATTTTATGTGTTACTGTTCATACCCGCTCTTTGAAACATTATATACGCTGGATGAAGATGTTGTAAATCGgttaaataaattagaaacTTCAGTCAAGGACGTGTTTGATGGTAATTTGTTCAGCACAATCCTATACCTGTTGGCACAATACGCAGAAGTACACGCAGACCAAGTGGACGAAAGCTTTTTAAACTTGAGCCAAAGTGTTGTGAGAGAGTTTGATTCACTGTTTCAGCACTTCACAGGAGATAAAGGAGTCAAGTTCTTCCCAATCAAGATGAATTATCTGACATATAAATACCCAAGCCAATTTCCAAGTTCTATAAAGAGTGAAATGACACAATATAATCATACGAACCTTAATGTTAACGGGTCAGAAACTACAGTAGAAACTAATGAATCAGAACCAAGAGAATATTTGAATGAAGTAGGGagtaaatatttatatgtgaataattcattcattaatttgtaCTACAAGTTCGAGAGGAAGGACCTGAAATGGACGAAAGCAAAATCAGTTGATGAGTTGGTGATGTTCACTAGACATTTTTGGCGTGATCCATGTAGCATTTCAGAGAGGATGGAATGTATTGATTTCCACATCAACTTCGATCTTAAGGAAAAACAGCAAGACCTGACAAAATATACAAGAAGAAGTATACAAAACCAATCTAGTTTTTCATTCCTGTTGTCAAAGTATTTAGGCTCAAGTAACCTCCACCACCCAATTGTAATTAAACTGGAACATTTCTGGCTGCATATCAAGTATGTTAATTTGGTTAATTATTCGAAGTTATTGGCAGTAAGTAGCGCAAGACCAAGCTCGAGAGAGCCAGGAAAATCAACAAAAAACGTTAATAATAGAGAGAATAAACAGAataaaaacataaataaGGGTAAGAGTGGGGATAAACTGAGTAAGGTGGAGTTAATGAAGTTGAAAAATCTAGAATTACAAGAAAACAAAAAGCTGGAAAGTGATAATAACACTTTAGCAAGATTGGAGAGCAAGTTGTCGCAGCTGTTCAACAACGATAAGTCATTTGATGATATGTACACAAATATTCTCGATAGCACAGATGGACCGAATAGAGCAGTGGATTTGTTAACGGATTTCAAGTGGGTTAAAGGAGTACTTTCGACAAAAAATGTACAGCTgatgtatatatacaagATGATCCAGAG ACTGAGAATTGTAATCAATCACCCAAACTCATTTAGACGCCTGCTAACGATACTGTTGAGGTTGATTTTCATATATTACAACCATTATTGTGAAATCATGACGAGAGAAATCATGATATTGCTGTACACGTTTTTGTACCAACTGAACTTTCAAAGTTACGCAAAAAACCTGGtgaataattataacaGTCGAATTAGTAGCAGAGAGGTGAGTGAAACAGTTAAAAACAAAGTTGATGAAGGGAAGAAGAAATCGACGAAACAGAATAAAACAGAGACAACGAAAGTAAAATCAGATTTGAACATGGTGAGTGAAAAGGATATAGACAAGGTGAGAAGGGAGTCAGAAGTCTGGGATTTCGCTATATTTGAAGGAACAGAATATGATTATATGTTGTGTTACATGGGAGATGTGTTCGAGAGAACATTGGGAAGTACAAATGACCCAAGAGTATTATTCAGACCAGATGCATGGCAAAAAATGTTATTGGATATAGTGGACGCGAAGGAATCTGCATTAGTGGTTGCACCAACGTCTACGGGTAAAACTTACATTTGCTACTACGCAATGGAGCAGGTGTTGAGGTTGGATGACCTGGGAATGGTTATATATGTGGCACCAAACACAGCTTTGGCACTACAAGTAACGTATGAAATCACAGCGCGTTTCAGCTCCAAATACTACACCAACACGAATCTGGCATTGAGTTCTACATTTCTGGAAAAGTTCCATGACCCGAAGTGGTACTCCAGCCAAATACTAGTGACGGTCCCAACAGTGCTGGAAAAATTGCTGATTTCAATGAGGAATAACGAGGCGAATTTCATAAGCAGGTTGGAGTATGTGATCTTTGACGAAGTACACTGCATAGCAGACTTGGAACTAGGGTCGTTTCTGGAGAGGTGTATACACCTGATACCGTGTCCGTTCCTGGCATTATCGGCGACAATAGGTAACGCGTCACAATTCCATCAGTGGCTGTCAAACATCACAAGCTATAATAACTCACCACTCAGTCAAGGTGAACCAGAACAGTTGGAACAAAAGAGTAACAAGGTACACTTCATAATGTTTGATGAGAGGTTTTCTGACTTGAAACTAGAAGTATATTTCCCAGCTACAAATGTGGATGCAACAACAACCAACAAAACAAGGAATAAATTAGTGGCCTTCAACCCAGTGTGTTGCATGTCATATAATGACTTGTGCAATAATGGCTTCCCAAATGATGTGTACCTGACACCATATGATTGTTATTTGTTGGTACAGTCTTTGATGCTGAGTCTGAGTGAGTTCGCAGAAGTTGAAACAGAAAACAACAAAtctacaaataataatttgtttgaaAGGATATCATACTTGTTGCCGAGTAATTATTTTGAAGGATGCACACTGATAACGAAGAGACAGTACAGGTATTATTTGCAGGCTCTGAAGGTTGAATTCACAAGTCAGATCCAGTCTGGTAAAATAAACTCTACCACCTATGATAGAATCCTACattatgtaaatttgtTGCCCACGTCTGTAAACACAAGTGAACTGGACGGTAAACGGAAATTGTATCCTTTACTCCAAACTAGAAATTTAATACCAAATAGTGTGACCCGAGTCAACCACAGTGAAGAGAAAGATAATGTGGAAAAGGTTGGTAGAGGAAGATTAGACCAACATGATGAAAAGGACGTGTTCAGTTCACTGGATGATATGGACTGCTTGGAATATCTTAACGAACGTTCGTTTTATGAAATGTTGAAGAGGCTACAAAGTAGTAGAAGATTACCGTGTCTGGTCTTTATTTTGGACAGAAATAAGATGGACCACGTGTTGGTGAGTGTAACGAAGCTTTTGTTGAGGTTACAGTGGGAGAAGTTTTTTGGAACGCCAGAAAGGACATTGGCAACTAAGATGGCAAATAAGGCAAGAATGGACAAGTATCAAATGCAGTTAAGACAGTATGAATCAGAAAAGAAGATGAGAGCAAGTGCAACAAAAGAGCAGAGAGAATTGGAAGGGATCACAAGTACTATGCAACTTGAAGTACCAGTAGAACCAGTTGATGTATCACAAGAATATGACCCTGAGTTCTATTTCTATAACAgaagaatatatattaattatacgGACGAGATAgacaaattcattaatgTGGCAGCCAATAGCATAAGTAATAGGAAAAACTCAACACTATTCATAGAAGCATTGAAGAGAGGGATTGGAATACACCACGAAGGACTTCCTCATAGATTTACTATTCTGACTGAAACATTGTTGAGGCTGGGGTTCTTGAACGTTATCATAAGTAGTAAGTCGTTGGCATTTGGAATTAATGTGCCCTGTAAGTCAGTGCTATTCTGTGGAGACAATTATGAGCTGACACCGTTGATGTATAAGCAAATGTCAGGACGGTGTGGAAGAAGAGGATTTGATCTTTCAGGACATGTAATCTTTTGGTCGATTCCAAGGAAAAGAATAAAACAACTTTTGCTCACGAGACTACCAACACTCAAAACTGATACCAATAACATTAATCTGTCAATTCTCCTCACAATCCTGTCCTCGTTTTATACACTCATAATAAGATCAAATACCCAGCAGCCACTAAACCTATcgtttttaaataaaaaaggCGAGGATTACGTTGATGTTAGGGATGAATTGATAACAAGTAGCAGAAGACTGGTGATTGAGCCGAAACTTCTGGTCCAGAGACTCTCTTCAATAATGAATAACTCACTAAACTTCGCTTGCGGTCATGAAGACTCAGTAAACGGTCAAATGAACCAAAATAATATCGTAATGTTAATCAGAATAATGCTGGAGATATTGGTAAGTTGTGGACTATTGGATGAAAATGGTTTGATTAGAGGCTGCTATGAGCTTGCATTACTAACTCGAGATATACACCCCTCCAACATTTTACTGTCCAAGTTGATTCAGACGTCTAAACTTAACCAACTGTTGCAAGACTTCCCCACTGAAAATTCAGCCGTTTCAGATAACACAGATATGAGCCTGAGCATGCTAGAGATATTATCATTGTTAATATACCGAAAGAAGGAGATGAGTAATGTTCTGAACATAAGGAGACTAGTGAGTACAAAGCTAAGGAATGGAACCAATGATCCAAATGTCAAGAATACTTTGAGTCTAACTGGAGGAAGTTTAACGAGTACAAGTACACAAGCAGGGCATTCATATCCAGTGGCGTATCCGGACACATTTCCGCTTCTCCAAAGACATAACTCACTACAGCAACATATTGATTATTATAATCAGATTGTACTTGTTATTACCAAAAAGTATCTTGACTCTGATGGTCAGGGTTCTGTGAACAAAACCCAACTTGAAGGAGTTAATAATGGAAAAGTAACTCAGGAAAATATGGAACAAGATTCCAAGCATAATCAAGGGTTTTTTAGCCTGTACCATAAAAGGAATATGTACAATGCTGGGGAAACCCTGGGATGCGAAAATGATTACATTAATGTTAATGGAGTTATGGGTAGGATTACAACATTCCAGGAACTTGAACTTAGCCTAGATTCATTTGACCTAACGAGTGACCTGGTACCGACAATAGAAGACAGTTTCTGTAAAGTTGTTCAGCTCGACAACAAGTTCAACCAAGTCAAGACGCTCACCATGACATTCAACAACTCGTACATGTGTGACTACTTCACACATGGTAGGTTTTCGGTGCTGAGAGACTCCAATGGCCTTGGACAATATGCATGGAACTATTTAAAGAAGTTTATTGTGTTTTTACAGCACTTCAAATTCGTTCTCAAGACGTACACTGCCCACCTAAACACCGACGACCCGCTCTTTAATTACCTCAAACATCTTCTCGACAAAATAGAACCAATGtttaacaaaatataa